The following are encoded together in the Gimesia chilikensis genome:
- the csrA gene encoding carbon storage regulator CsrA, producing MLVLTRRKDEEIVINDNISIKVLSVKGNRVRLGVEAPDDVQVNRAEIRKLVTQFEVECEPLQSCGF from the coding sequence ATGTTAGTGCTCACGAGACGCAAGGATGAAGAGATTGTGATTAACGACAATATCTCGATCAAAGTGCTGTCAGTAAAGGGGAATCGAGTACGTCTGGGGGTGGAAGCACCTGACGACGTTCAGGTGAATCGCGCTGAAATTCGCAAGCTGGTCACCCAGTTTGAAGTTGAATGTGAGCCCCTGCAGAGCTGTGGTTTTTGA
- a CDS encoding D-TA family PLP-dependent enzyme, protein MDACYQIEDTSQIISPGMIIFKDLVEENLKQMIALVGNPDRLRPHCKTHKMREVIELELSLGIKKHKAATFAEAEMLAETGVKDICLAYNLVGPNIARAIEFRKRWPDVALQVTADHPAPIEQLGTAMTEAGLEIEVLLDLNTGQNRTGIVPGDAAVELYQLIANTPGLIPAGLHVYDGQNHQVDFHEREVAVKEVWHHVSKLRDQLLLEGLKVPRIVAGATGSFPIFASIDDPAIEVCPGTCVFHDVGYGELFPDLKFKPAAMVLTRVISRPGPDRVTFDLGYKAIASDPAMEGRCRFPDLPDAKPVLQNEEHLVVLSERAGEFQPGDELLAIPRHVCPTSALHKSVTVVSGGKVVGQWNVAARDRFITV, encoded by the coding sequence ATGGATGCATGCTATCAGATAGAGGATACCAGTCAGATTATCTCTCCCGGGATGATCATTTTTAAAGATCTTGTGGAAGAGAATTTAAAGCAGATGATCGCACTGGTGGGGAATCCCGACCGGCTGCGGCCGCATTGCAAGACCCATAAGATGCGGGAAGTCATCGAGCTGGAACTCTCGCTGGGCATCAAGAAGCACAAGGCGGCGACCTTTGCTGAAGCGGAGATGCTGGCCGAGACCGGCGTCAAAGACATCTGCCTGGCATACAACCTGGTAGGACCGAATATCGCGCGGGCCATTGAGTTTCGGAAACGCTGGCCTGATGTGGCGCTACAGGTTACCGCCGATCATCCTGCCCCCATCGAACAACTGGGAACCGCGATGACCGAAGCGGGACTCGAAATCGAAGTTCTGCTCGATCTGAATACCGGGCAGAACCGGACCGGGATTGTACCCGGAGACGCAGCGGTAGAACTTTACCAGTTGATTGCGAATACCCCCGGTCTGATTCCCGCGGGCCTGCATGTTTATGACGGTCAGAATCATCAGGTCGATTTCCATGAGCGAGAAGTCGCCGTCAAAGAGGTCTGGCATCATGTTTCCAAACTGCGTGATCAACTGCTGCTCGAAGGATTGAAAGTCCCCCGGATTGTCGCGGGGGCGACCGGTTCATTTCCGATCTTCGCCAGCATTGATGATCCCGCGATTGAAGTCTGTCCCGGAACCTGTGTCTTTCACGACGTCGGGTACGGCGAACTCTTTCCTGATCTGAAATTCAAACCGGCGGCAATGGTTCTGACACGCGTGATCAGTCGGCCTGGCCCTGACCGGGTGACGTTTGACCTGGGTTATAAAGCGATTGCTTCGGATCCCGCGATGGAAGGCCGCTGTCGGTTCCCCGATTTGCCCGATGCCAAACCGGTACTGCAGAATGAAGAGCACCTGGTTGTATTGAGTGAGCGGGCAGGGGAGTTTCAGCCGGGCGACGAACTGCTGGCCATTCCCCGACACGTCTGTCCGACCTCGGCTTTGCACAAATCGGTAACGGTTGTCAGCGGCGGTAAAGTGGTCGGTCAGTGGAATGTGGCTGCCCGGGATCGCTTCATCACTGTTTAA
- a CDS encoding RAD55 family ATPase, which produces MSELRQQTGIPELDEMLSGGLLPGKLTVVLGATGIGKTQLGLQYAQAGLAQEGETGILFDMATRGDSQSHEDYAERLFQWKLREQLVDEVFDLEQIWEREQARKDYQHLFRQSGRRVTRRDMELDEWKEWKLEFVKKLDAAIAYFYANFVHGVRRTVIDGIEPSERPSDSFQFHAFEYVYHQILRKEYDWVARDLFRAQFRSQQERIEAHRYDCQQIGCLLLLTTHEVMLDDLIQRPIESGDVLSNANTIILMGKIREGNRMSRALHIAKHRGSAVDESLVPYEIRETGLELMR; this is translated from the coding sequence ATGTCTGAACTGCGCCAACAAACGGGAATTCCGGAACTGGATGAAATGCTGTCGGGGGGATTATTGCCCGGAAAGCTGACAGTGGTTCTGGGGGCGACCGGCATTGGAAAAACGCAACTGGGGCTGCAGTATGCCCAGGCAGGACTCGCCCAGGAAGGGGAGACAGGCATTCTGTTCGATATGGCGACCCGCGGCGATTCACAGAGTCACGAGGATTATGCAGAGCGTCTGTTTCAATGGAAACTGCGGGAGCAACTCGTGGATGAGGTTTTCGACCTGGAACAGATCTGGGAACGGGAACAGGCGCGTAAAGATTATCAGCATCTTTTCCGCCAGAGTGGCCGCCGGGTGACCCGCCGGGATATGGAACTGGATGAGTGGAAGGAATGGAAGCTGGAATTTGTTAAAAAGCTGGATGCGGCAATCGCCTATTTCTATGCCAATTTTGTGCATGGTGTCCGGCGTACGGTGATTGACGGGATTGAACCGAGCGAGCGGCCCAGTGATTCTTTTCAGTTCCATGCCTTCGAATATGTCTATCATCAGATATTGCGCAAAGAATATGACTGGGTGGCCCGCGATCTGTTTCGGGCACAGTTTCGCAGTCAGCAGGAGCGGATTGAAGCACATCGTTACGACTGCCAGCAGATCGGCTGCCTGTTGCTGCTAACCACGCATGAGGTAATGCTGGACGATCTGATTCAGCGTCCCATCGAAAGTGGTGACGTCCTGTCCAATGCCAATACGATCATCCTGATGGGAAAGATCCGGGAAGGCAACCGGATGAGCCGGGCATTACACATTGCGAAACATCGTGGCAGTGCCGTCGATGAATCCCTGGTCCCTTACGAAATCAGGGAAACCGGCCTGGAGCTGATGCGCTGA
- a CDS encoding FecR domain-containing protein: MKRLFRRQRALVKLIYEVQNETASSAQLRELADRLRHDPEAQKLYVFLMDMHAELILDEEFPTLVEPDLLAPLPEPEAPRPRRRRTRKPISHYLLLTVCYLLPFTVMAYFGYYALQPVPQTQVATLQEMEQGRLISSSEILAEQSPLLTGQRYRLQEGVARLQMNSGATVILESPADFELLHHNGIRLHRGALAAEIVASAVGFVVETPTQRVVDLGTRFGVRVEESGASETHVFHGKVVCAETQTEQSDLPPHLLSAGEGIQMSGDGSAAISLNSDENRFSRALQFQARIASLSGSLEYRQEMPQRLGAGDFTSDSNLSLFLEQKNLELPQDVTVWKIPVTGSGDNPREERTVIPRGTRVNVFLLHLDGPHQDAAGNDHPRVALSGSVRFHQSVLGAIKPEKELYATDKTLGRMDVAYDNVEFGQSGRCIDRSDKVELSPDGTELSVAWSLRGGGGIGRDQIRILVEAEE, translated from the coding sequence ATGAAACGCTTGTTCCGCAGACAGAGAGCACTGGTCAAGCTGATTTATGAAGTCCAGAACGAGACAGCCAGCAGTGCACAACTCAGAGAACTGGCGGACCGCCTGCGCCACGACCCCGAAGCGCAGAAACTCTACGTCTTCCTGATGGATATGCATGCCGAACTGATTCTCGATGAAGAGTTCCCCACACTGGTCGAACCCGATCTGCTCGCACCACTGCCAGAACCGGAAGCTCCCCGTCCGCGCCGTAGACGGACACGCAAACCAATCTCTCATTATCTGCTGCTCACGGTCTGCTATCTGCTCCCGTTTACCGTCATGGCTTACTTCGGCTATTACGCGCTGCAACCGGTCCCTCAGACTCAAGTCGCGACCTTGCAGGAAATGGAACAGGGTCGCCTGATCTCCTCCAGCGAAATACTTGCCGAACAGTCCCCCCTGTTGACCGGACAGCGCTATCGCCTGCAGGAAGGTGTCGCCCGCCTGCAGATGAACTCCGGAGCAACAGTGATCCTCGAAAGCCCTGCCGACTTTGAACTGTTACATCATAACGGGATTCGACTTCACCGCGGCGCACTGGCTGCCGAGATCGTCGCCAGTGCTGTCGGCTTCGTCGTCGAAACACCCACGCAAAGAGTCGTTGACCTCGGGACACGCTTTGGAGTCCGCGTCGAGGAGAGCGGCGCTTCCGAAACGCATGTCTTTCACGGCAAAGTCGTCTGTGCAGAAACTCAGACCGAACAGTCAGACCTGCCTCCACATCTGCTCTCGGCCGGTGAAGGAATTCAAATGTCGGGAGACGGCTCCGCGGCGATCTCGCTGAATTCAGACGAAAATCGCTTTTCGCGGGCTCTGCAGTTCCAGGCACGTATCGCATCACTCAGTGGATCGCTGGAATATCGCCAGGAAATGCCGCAGCGACTTGGTGCAGGCGACTTCACCAGTGACTCGAACTTATCCCTGTTTCTGGAACAGAAGAATCTGGAACTCCCACAGGATGTCACTGTCTGGAAAATCCCCGTTACAGGCAGCGGAGACAATCCCCGGGAAGAACGCACTGTGATCCCTCGCGGCACCCGCGTCAACGTTTTCCTGCTGCACCTGGATGGCCCGCATCAAGATGCCGCGGGCAACGATCATCCTCGCGTGGCTCTCAGCGGCTCAGTCCGTTTTCACCAGTCCGTACTGGGAGCGATTAAACCCGAAAAAGAACTGTATGCCACCGACAAGACACTGGGGCGCATGGATGTGGCTTACGACAACGTTGAGTTCGGTCAGAGCGGCCGCTGTATCGATCGTTCAGACAAAGTCGAACTCTCACCCGATGGAACGGAATTAAGCGTCGCCTGGAGTCTGCGCGGGGGCGGCGGTATCGGTCGCGATCAGATCCGCATTCTGGTCGAAGCAGAGGAATGA
- the flgG gene encoding flagellar basal-body rod protein FlgG: protein MAIRALYSSATGMAANSFNLDTIANNLANAGTTAYKQNRANFEDIFYEHFKLPGVQDNQGNITPTGTDLGIGVRVQSTEGDFSQGSIVPSNGTYDLAIVGDGFFQVNDGTQDLYTRAGNFTLNANGNLVMASADKGYLLQPNISIPQDAINVTISGDGVVSYQQQGSTQIQIAGNIQIARFINNQGLLRQGDNLYTETTGSGNAQIGNPGTEGRGQLRQGFLEQSNVEPVRELVELIKTQRNFELNSQVVQAADQTLQTVTNLRRF from the coding sequence ATGGCAATCAGAGCCCTGTATTCCAGTGCGACGGGAATGGCAGCGAACAGCTTCAATCTCGATACCATTGCCAACAATCTGGCCAACGCGGGTACCACTGCCTACAAGCAGAACCGCGCGAATTTCGAAGACATCTTCTACGAGCATTTCAAGCTGCCCGGTGTGCAGGACAACCAGGGAAACATCACTCCCACCGGCACCGACCTTGGTATTGGTGTGCGCGTTCAGAGCACCGAAGGTGATTTTAGTCAGGGATCAATCGTGCCTTCGAACGGAACTTATGACCTGGCCATCGTGGGAGACGGCTTCTTCCAGGTGAATGATGGCACGCAGGATCTCTACACGCGGGCCGGAAACTTCACACTCAACGCAAACGGTAACCTGGTGATGGCCTCCGCGGACAAGGGTTATCTTCTGCAGCCGAACATTTCGATTCCCCAGGATGCGATTAATGTGACGATTTCCGGAGACGGTGTCGTGAGTTATCAGCAGCAGGGATCTACACAGATTCAGATCGCCGGCAACATTCAGATCGCCCGCTTCATCAATAATCAGGGGCTGCTGCGTCAGGGAGACAACCTGTATACGGAAACGACCGGCTCCGGTAACGCACAGATTGGTAACCCGGGGACAGAAGGACGCGGCCAGTTACGACAGGGTTTCCTGGAACAGTCGAATGTGGAACCCGTACGGGAACTGGTCGAACTGATTAAAACACAGCGCAACTTTGAGTTGAACAGTCAGGTAGTACAGGCAGCGGATCAGACACTGCAGACCGTCACAAATCTGCGTCGTTTCTAA
- a CDS encoding sodium:solute symporter family transporter, giving the protein MKVLLATSQSLPLLFAADETGPDAALISFMIYTVAVFVLAALSNQLLKSKSFLSEYFLGSRGLGVWAFALTFAATSSSGGSFTGFPSKIYSHGWILALWIGSYMVVPICTMGLIGKRLNQIARRSGSITVPDVIRDRFHSPILGLMAVSLIVFFMSFNLVAQFKAGSLILQTLLDGVAVFESTADGLAQAVSGIPFLSDGVSPEYLLCLLVFGIAVIVYTTYGGFHAVVWTDVMQGIVMVIGVIIMLPLAISQAGGLENTTKLMAKMTPPRYSAADKGGITLTLEEPAAEDMRIEVGTWITDKPIESSKVPLLFRVTAASEIPAGKTTVDEVKVIQLTTLEDINRILKRKEEENFLSGVSVSNIDLVQYAYGEEASQQGAYVVGPGPSPASNNGFLPLSLAISFFFMWAISGTGQPANMVRLMAFRDTKTLQRSICTVAIYYTLIYFPLVVIFCCARVILPGMEGESDRIMPAMAVYLTENIGMGWLAGLLVAAPFAAVMSTVDSFLLLISSAWVRDVYQRNINPEASEKTIKMLSYLATFVVGTAAMIVAINPPQFLQDIIVYVGSGLAASFLAPIVYALYWRRVNAAGAMGAMVGGFGLHLAMYVTGYFENGSFFKPYQLFDFDPIIVGLFGSFICGFIVTKLTAPPPQELVHKFFYKEKAGS; this is encoded by the coding sequence TTGAAAGTCTTACTAGCTACCAGTCAGAGTCTACCATTACTGTTTGCAGCAGATGAAACCGGCCCCGATGCGGCGCTGATTTCCTTTATGATTTATACGGTTGCAGTTTTCGTACTCGCGGCCCTCTCCAACCAGCTGCTCAAGAGCAAAAGCTTCCTGAGTGAATACTTCCTGGGAAGTCGTGGCCTGGGGGTCTGGGCCTTCGCTTTGACCTTTGCTGCCACCAGTAGTTCCGGTGGAAGTTTTACCGGGTTTCCTTCCAAGATTTATTCACACGGCTGGATTCTCGCCTTGTGGATCGGCAGTTACATGGTCGTCCCGATCTGTACGATGGGTTTGATCGGGAAACGATTGAACCAGATTGCACGGCGCTCCGGTTCGATTACGGTTCCCGACGTGATTCGCGACCGTTTTCACAGTCCCATTCTGGGTTTGATGGCCGTCTCGCTGATCGTGTTCTTCATGTCGTTTAACCTGGTGGCCCAGTTCAAAGCGGGCAGCCTGATTCTGCAGACACTGCTCGATGGTGTTGCTGTCTTTGAGAGCACGGCTGACGGCCTGGCACAGGCTGTCTCGGGTATCCCATTTCTCTCTGATGGTGTGAGTCCGGAATACCTGCTCTGCCTGTTGGTGTTTGGTATCGCCGTGATTGTTTATACAACGTATGGTGGTTTCCATGCGGTGGTCTGGACCGACGTAATGCAGGGTATCGTGATGGTGATCGGTGTGATCATCATGCTCCCCCTGGCAATTTCACAGGCGGGCGGACTGGAGAACACCACCAAGCTGATGGCGAAAATGACGCCTCCCCGATATTCCGCTGCAGACAAGGGGGGGATCACCCTAACCCTGGAGGAACCTGCTGCAGAGGACATGCGAATTGAGGTTGGCACCTGGATCACAGACAAGCCGATTGAAAGTTCGAAAGTCCCCCTGTTGTTCCGGGTGACCGCTGCTTCAGAAATTCCAGCTGGCAAAACCACCGTAGATGAGGTGAAAGTGATTCAGCTGACCACGCTGGAAGATATCAATCGCATTCTGAAACGGAAAGAAGAGGAGAATTTCCTCAGTGGGGTGAGTGTCTCCAACATCGATCTGGTGCAGTATGCCTATGGAGAGGAAGCAAGTCAGCAGGGAGCTTATGTTGTCGGCCCGGGGCCCAGCCCTGCCAGTAACAATGGGTTTCTACCTTTGAGCCTGGCGATCTCGTTCTTCTTCATGTGGGCGATTTCCGGTACGGGGCAGCCTGCGAATATGGTGCGTCTGATGGCGTTCCGCGATACGAAAACGCTGCAGCGTTCGATTTGTACCGTGGCCATTTACTATACCCTGATTTACTTCCCACTGGTGGTGATTTTCTGTTGTGCCCGGGTTATTTTGCCGGGGATGGAAGGCGAATCCGACCGCATCATGCCGGCGATGGCCGTCTATCTGACGGAGAACATCGGCATGGGCTGGCTGGCTGGTCTGCTGGTGGCGGCACCGTTTGCCGCTGTGATGTCGACCGTAGACAGCTTTCTGTTGCTGATTTCCTCTGCCTGGGTCCGCGACGTGTATCAGCGGAATATCAATCCCGAAGCCAGCGAGAAGACAATTAAAATGCTGAGTTATCTGGCGACCTTTGTCGTTGGTACCGCAGCGATGATTGTCGCGATCAATCCACCTCAGTTCCTGCAGGACATTATTGTGTATGTGGGGAGTGGACTGGCGGCAAGCTTCCTGGCACCAATCGTCTATGCTCTGTACTGGCGACGTGTGAATGCCGCTGGTGCGATGGGGGCGATGGTGGGCGGTTTCGGACTGCATCTGGCGATGTATGTGACCGGATACTTCGAGAACGGTAGCTTTTTCAAGCCATATCAGTTGTTCGATTTCGATCCGATCATTGTCGGTCTGTTTGGTTCGTTCATCTGTGGATTCATTGTCACGAAGCTGACTGCACCTCCGCCACAGGAACTGGTGCATAAGTTTTTCTATAAAGAGAAAGCCGGTTCCTGA
- a CDS encoding sigma-70 family RNA polymerase sigma factor encodes MDRTRSFTTSRTHHQDASAENAAESSPQHSSADDEQFMRLYAQAYPRIFRFILTLIPCRNDAEEVMQETSLVLWRKFTEYENTGSFTRWACGIARFEVLRLMDRKKRFAALFDEQLLTQLAATHARCEELLEIRRDFLAQCKRQLPEKDLYLLQLIYESEHGAKTAASIMDQPLSTIYRHLDRIRTVLFHCIERKMNAEEHE; translated from the coding sequence ATGGACCGTACCCGCAGTTTTACAACCTCCCGCACACACCACCAGGACGCATCCGCTGAGAACGCTGCCGAGTCCTCCCCGCAGCATTCCTCAGCCGACGATGAACAGTTCATGCGTCTCTACGCCCAGGCGTACCCGCGCATCTTTCGGTTCATCCTCACTTTGATTCCCTGCCGCAATGACGCCGAAGAAGTCATGCAGGAAACAAGCCTCGTCCTCTGGCGCAAGTTTACAGAATATGAAAACACCGGCAGCTTCACCCGTTGGGCCTGCGGGATCGCTCGCTTTGAAGTCTTGAGACTCATGGACCGTAAAAAACGCTTCGCCGCGTTGTTCGACGAACAACTGCTGACGCAGCTTGCTGCAACGCATGCCCGCTGTGAAGAACTCCTGGAGATCAGACGCGATTTTCTCGCACAGTGCAAACGGCAGCTCCCTGAAAAAGATCTCTACCTGCTGCAGCTGATCTATGAATCCGAGCATGGAGCGAAGACGGCCGCCAGCATTATGGACCAGCCCCTGAGCACCATCTATCGGCACCTGGATCGCATCCGCACTGTCCTGTTCCACTGCATCGAACGCAAAATGAATGCGGAGGAACACGAATGA
- a CDS encoding YHS domain-containing protein — protein MSLRPLCTGCLMTLTLIFSVGCGSSDQPQNTPEQVSVDLGGGVDLGDAGAMDMEAAPSEPKTKKPVRRFQPVTLGGNQSASGSSADGAPEEQKFDNVLEALKPLQIMLGEWGGTTFKKFDGFSSVETLDWVWDLQSNPAQPALVMQADKSRYYENARLTYLADKQKYRLTVTDKDGQKKVYEGEFSVPLTKIPGDDNPNVMHSTYKLSLALVEPADEKKHAQIILNQQNNDRYMFELYDLRGDSYARVDTINTRRKGTSFAKSDSDYGSKTCIISGGLGTSQVSYQGKSYYVCCSGCRKAFEANPEKWIAKYEANKKKTDTQ, from the coding sequence ATGTCTTTGCGTCCCCTCTGCACCGGCTGTCTGATGACCCTCACTCTGATCTTCAGTGTCGGCTGCGGTTCCTCTGACCAGCCACAAAACACACCGGAACAGGTCAGCGTCGATCTGGGCGGCGGGGTCGATCTCGGTGATGCCGGCGCCATGGATATGGAAGCTGCCCCTTCAGAACCCAAAACCAAAAAACCGGTCCGGCGGTTCCAGCCCGTGACACTCGGCGGTAACCAGTCCGCCAGCGGCTCCTCTGCCGATGGTGCTCCCGAAGAACAGAAATTCGACAACGTGCTCGAAGCACTCAAGCCCCTGCAGATCATGCTCGGCGAATGGGGAGGCACGACCTTCAAAAAATTCGATGGATTCAGTTCTGTGGAAACACTCGACTGGGTCTGGGACCTGCAGAGCAATCCTGCACAACCCGCGCTCGTCATGCAGGCCGATAAAAGTCGTTATTATGAAAACGCACGGCTCACCTACCTGGCCGACAAACAGAAATACCGGCTGACGGTTACCGACAAAGACGGACAGAAAAAAGTTTACGAAGGCGAATTCTCCGTCCCCCTGACCAAGATCCCCGGCGACGATAATCCTAACGTCATGCACTCCACGTATAAGCTCAGCCTGGCACTGGTCGAACCGGCGGATGAAAAGAAACACGCCCAGATCATTCTGAACCAGCAGAACAACGATCGCTACATGTTCGAACTTTACGATCTTCGTGGCGACAGCTACGCACGCGTAGATACCATTAACACCCGCCGCAAGGGAACCTCGTTTGCGAAAAGCGATTCGGACTACGGTTCCAAAACCTGTATCATCTCAGGAGGTCTGGGGACCTCGCAGGTCTCTTATCAGGGCAAGTCCTACTATGTCTGCTGCAGCGGCTGCCGAAAAGCCTTTGAAGCCAATCCGGAAAAATGGATTGCCAAGTACGAAGCCAATAAGAAGAAAACCGATACGCAATAA
- a CDS encoding flagellar hook-basal body protein, whose product MIYGMYLSAQGADANSVRMDVLANNMANANTTSFKRDIPIFRMNPPADEKQAPLAPLPGDLQNHSGGITLEGMTTNFENGAMISTESDFDLALKGQGFFQVGNSQNSYLTRNGSLSLDSKRRVVTADQGLPLLNTNGQEITLPVDAVRMEISPDGLVTPFDAQGQALGTRGQIAIVMPSSLNELVKMGNSLYTTEGRVSEAKGPVTIEQGFLEASGTNSIEEMMELVTSTRMFESNINMIKLQDDSLGRLIQSMPRR is encoded by the coding sequence ATGATTTACGGCATGTACCTCTCAGCACAAGGCGCTGATGCAAATTCAGTGCGAATGGATGTGCTGGCTAACAATATGGCGAATGCGAACACGACTTCATTCAAGCGTGATATACCCATTTTTCGCATGAACCCGCCTGCCGACGAGAAACAGGCTCCCCTGGCGCCTCTTCCCGGAGATCTGCAAAACCACAGCGGTGGTATCACTCTGGAAGGGATGACGACCAATTTCGAAAACGGGGCCATGATCTCGACCGAAAGCGATTTTGACCTGGCATTGAAGGGCCAGGGATTCTTCCAGGTCGGCAATTCTCAAAACTCCTATCTGACTCGCAACGGATCCCTTTCTCTGGACAGTAAGCGCCGCGTTGTGACTGCCGATCAGGGGCTGCCTCTGCTGAATACCAACGGTCAGGAAATCACACTGCCCGTCGATGCCGTTCGCATGGAAATTTCTCCCGATGGTCTGGTGACTCCCTTTGACGCTCAGGGACAGGCGCTGGGAACCCGGGGACAGATTGCGATCGTGATGCCATCGTCGCTCAACGAACTCGTCAAAATGGGAAACAGCCTCTACACCACTGAAGGTCGTGTTTCCGAGGCCAAAGGGCCGGTCACGATCGAGCAGGGGTTTCTGGAAGCGTCCGGCACCAACTCCATCGAGGAGATGATGGAACTGGTGACGTCTACGCGGATGTTCGAGTCTAACATCAACATGATCAAACTCCAGGATGACTCACTCGGCCGTCTGATACAAAGCATGCCCCGCAGATAG
- a CDS encoding amidohydrolase family protein, with product MEYIDAHSHVWTPDVKKYPLAPGYKVADMQPPSFTAEELQAEMMPVGVNRVVLIQMSFYGFDNSYMLDCMAKYPGMFSGVAVIDQKGDNPTPKMLDLKKKGVRGFRIAPKTKKVDEWLDGACMEEMWTTGAKEGMAMCCLMNPNGLPALDKMCQKHRDTTVVIDHLARIGVTGKIEPEEVDALCKMAKHPNVYVKVSAFYALGKKQMPYHDLAPLIKKVYQAFGAKRLMWATDCPYQVQGPHTYKASIDLIKNGLPFLSDDDKSWILEKTAEHVFFQGI from the coding sequence ATGGAATATATCGACGCACATTCGCATGTCTGGACTCCTGACGTCAAAAAATACCCCCTGGCGCCCGGGTATAAGGTCGCGGATATGCAGCCTCCCAGTTTTACCGCGGAAGAGCTGCAGGCTGAGATGATGCCGGTCGGTGTGAACCGGGTCGTGCTGATCCAGATGTCCTTCTATGGTTTTGACAACAGCTACATGCTGGATTGCATGGCCAAGTATCCGGGAATGTTTTCCGGTGTGGCTGTGATCGACCAGAAGGGGGACAACCCGACGCCGAAGATGCTGGACCTCAAGAAAAAGGGAGTCCGAGGCTTCCGGATTGCACCGAAGACGAAGAAGGTCGACGAGTGGCTGGACGGTGCGTGCATGGAAGAGATGTGGACGACCGGTGCAAAAGAAGGCATGGCCATGTGCTGCCTGATGAATCCCAACGGGCTGCCCGCACTGGATAAAATGTGTCAAAAGCATCGCGACACGACCGTGGTAATCGACCACCTGGCACGGATCGGCGTGACGGGCAAGATTGAGCCTGAAGAAGTCGACGCGTTGTGTAAGATGGCCAAGCATCCCAACGTTTATGTCAAAGTTTCTGCCTTTTATGCCCTGGGCAAGAAGCAGATGCCCTACCATGATCTGGCGCCACTCATTAAAAAGGTGTATCAGGCCTTTGGTGCCAAACGCCTGATGTGGGCTACCGACTGCCCTTACCAGGTGCAGGGACCTCATACTTACAAGGCGTCAATCGATCTGATCAAGAACGGACTGCCGTTCCTGTCGGATGACGACAAATCATGGATTCTGGAAAAGACGGCTGAACATGTCTTTTTCCAGGGCATTTAA
- a CDS encoding HDOD domain-containing protein: MLVDNCLDPGDLADAFVQRLDRLHSAPKVAQQVLQLTRDPESRIDDIVNCIEHDPGLAAKILQVVNSAKYGVSRRITSIKHAVSYLGKDAIRMLTVSFSMVESLTKRSKGRIFADYWQRALTIASISSHLADHHKCLKKDETYTAGLLADVGILVFSQVEREQYSLIYESYPHGEALVKGERQFFGFDHALLGARLMDFWDLPHEMVVAIEHHHDTGQHGCPLGMALRTGSLLAGSLWNRNSEEFAEAEDLLISFFDFEEPQIEQMIEECRADIAESAEFFGVNLEG; the protein is encoded by the coding sequence ATGTTAGTTGATAATTGTTTAGACCCGGGCGATCTTGCAGACGCCTTTGTTCAACGTCTGGATCGATTACATTCCGCACCCAAGGTCGCACAGCAGGTGCTGCAGCTGACCCGCGATCCGGAGAGCCGGATCGATGATATTGTAAACTGTATCGAACACGATCCGGGACTGGCTGCCAAAATTCTACAGGTAGTCAATTCAGCCAAGTACGGTGTTTCGCGTCGGATTACGAGCATCAAGCATGCTGTCTCCTACCTGGGAAAAGATGCGATCCGGATGCTGACGGTCAGTTTTTCCATGGTGGAGTCACTGACCAAACGGAGTAAGGGGCGAATCTTCGCCGATTACTGGCAGCGTGCATTGACGATTGCCTCGATTTCGTCTCATCTGGCAGATCATCATAAATGTCTTAAAAAAGATGAAACCTACACAGCTGGACTGCTGGCGGATGTGGGGATTCTCGTGTTTTCTCAGGTTGAGCGGGAACAATACAGCCTGATCTACGAAAGCTATCCGCACGGCGAAGCCCTGGTCAAAGGCGAACGTCAGTTCTTCGGATTTGACCATGCTCTGTTGGGCGCACGCCTGATGGATTTCTGGGATCTCCCACACGAAATGGTCGTGGCGATTGAACATCACCATGATACCGGTCAGCACGGTTGTCCATTGGGAATGGCGCTCCGGACAGGAAGTCTATTAGCTGGCTCCTTATGGAACCGGAATTCAGAGGAATTCGCCGAAGCGGAAGATCTGCTGATCTCTTTCTTTGACTTTGAAGAACCACAAATCGAACAGATGATCGAAGAATGCCGGGCAGATATTGCTGAAAGTGCCGAGTTCTTCGGTGTGAATCTCGAAGGCTGA